In Scatophagus argus isolate fScaArg1 chromosome 14, fScaArg1.pri, whole genome shotgun sequence, the following proteins share a genomic window:
- the nectin1a gene encoding nectin cell adhesion molecule 1a: protein MDNIGFWIFLITTCVIPGINGQTVEMDDGKSGFVGSKVDLRCRFINSSPPVKISQVTWQKLVNGTKQNVAIANPSLGVSVAPPYRDRVAFKNAAVRRRTPTLEDTTITFSSLRLSDEATYICEYTTFPAGNRENTVNLTVYVRPTTQMSLSTPTLVARSSNLKTPVATCLSANGKPPGTIRWETRVPGEVSTREYRNSDGTFTVQSDYILVPSRETHKETLTCVTTYNEEVFTDSVTLDIQYEPDVSVDGFDGNWYLNRENVQLSCQADANPAVSLYQWRLINGTIPSNTEIRDNVIIFKGPVTYDVQGTYVCDATNSIGTRSASVEVSIIEKPLPQIATGDVISVIALLLAAGVLMGITITVLVLKIRSRKNDSSSDSPSRKLSQPIRKRPGDEIQHSGRFYEELPNTADYVSYRLACNKEDYPEPYSPPINPPLTFLPQHPYQSTQPTTAASSSSSSGSTTTSKNTFSPPSHTTAIFKYPSVQGLSSPPPGVAAYTFPKEQYV from the exons ATGGACAACATTGGATTTTGGATATTCCTGATAACAACTTGTGTTATTCCAG GAATAAATGGCCAGACTGTGGAAATGGATGACGGGAAATCTGGGTTTGTTGGCTCAAAAGTGGATCTCCGCTGTCGGTTCATCAACAGCTCCCCGCCTGTCAAAATCTCCCAG GTAACCTGGCAGAAACTGGTGAATGGCACTAAGCAGAACGTGGCAATTGCCAATCCTTCCCTGGGAGTGTCCGTGGCCCCGCCCTACAGGGACCGTGTTGCCTTCAAGAACGCGGCAGTGAGGCGACGGACTCCGACTCTTGAGGACACCACCATCACCTTCTCCTCACTCCGCCTCTCTGACGAGGCCACATACATCTGCGAATACACCACGTTTCCCGCTGGCAACCGAGAAAACACTGTAAACCTCACTGTTTACG TTCGCCCAACAACTCAGATGAGCCTGTCCACACCAACTCTGGTGGCTCGCTCATCCAATCTGAAAACACCTGTGGCGACCTGTTTATCTGCCAATGGAAAACCGCCTGGTACCATCag GTGGGAGACGAGGGTTCCGGGAGAAGTGAGCACCCGAGAGTACAGAAACTCAGACGGGACTTTCACCGTTCAGAGCGACTACATTTTAGTACCCAGCAGAGAGACGCACAAGGAGACGCTAACCTGTGTCACCACCTACAACGAGGAGGTCTTCACTGACAGTGTCACACTCGATATTCAGT ATGAGCCTGATGTTTCTGTTGATGGGTTTGATGGGAACTGGTATCTGAACCGAGAGAACGTCCAACTGAGCTGCCAGGCTGATGCCAACCCTGCCGTCTCTCTGTATCAGTGGAGATT GATTAATGGCACCATACCGAGCAACACTGAGATCCGAGACAACgtaattatttttaaagggCCTGTCACATATGACGTGCAAGGCACCTATGTGTGTGATGCCACCAACAGCATCGGGACACGTTCAGCCTCTGTGGAGGTCAGCATTATAG aGAAGCCACTACCGCAGATCGCAACAGGTGATGTCATCAGCGTAATTGCCTTATTACTGGCTGCTGGAGTGCTCATGGGCATTACTATCACAGTCCTGGTGCTCAAAATAAGAAGCAGGAAAAATGACTCCTC AAGTGACTCTCCATCCAGAAAATTGTCCCAGCCCATAAGGAAAAGACCTGGAGATGAAATCCAG CATTCAGGACGGTTTTATGAAGAGCTTCCAAACACGGCAGACTATGTGAGCTACAGACTGGCCTGTAACAAGGAGGACTACCCAGAACCCTACTCCCCTCCCATCAACCCCCCTCTCACATTTCTGCCCCAGCACCCCTACCAGTCCACACAACCAAccactgcagccagcagcagcagcagcagcggcagcaccACCACATCAAAAAacaccttctctcctccttcacacacCACAGCCATCTTTAAATACCCCTCGGTACAGGGATTGTCCTCTCCTCCCCCGGGAGTGGCGGCGTACACTTTTCCCAAAGAGCAGTACGTCTGA